One segment of Ureibacillus thermophilus DNA contains the following:
- a CDS encoding glucose 1-dehydrogenase, with protein sequence MDFLNKTVIVTGAGNGIGKGVALLYAEKEANVLVADVDEKRGKQTVDLIQSKGGNALFVKTDVRFEEEIVRLMEIANLTFGRIDILINNAGISAFKSPFELSIDEWDNIINTNLRSVFLASREAAKYMRNNKEGGSIVNIASTRAIMSEPNSEAYAASKGGIVALTHALAASFSEDRITVNAISPGWIETGDYSKLRDIDHEQHLSKRVGRPEDIARACLYLTAKENNFVTGINLIVDGGMTRKMIYEE encoded by the coding sequence ATGGATTTTTTAAATAAAACTGTAATTGTGACGGGCGCCGGAAATGGCATCGGAAAAGGAGTTGCATTGTTGTATGCGGAAAAAGAAGCCAATGTCCTTGTAGCAGATGTGGATGAAAAAAGGGGGAAACAAACCGTTGATTTGATTCAATCTAAAGGGGGGAATGCACTTTTTGTAAAAACGGATGTACGGTTTGAAGAAGAGATTGTCCGCTTAATGGAAATCGCTAATCTAACTTTCGGTAGAATCGATATTTTAATTAATAATGCCGGTATATCGGCATTTAAGTCCCCCTTTGAATTATCGATTGATGAATGGGACAATATCATCAATACAAATTTGCGGAGCGTTTTCCTAGCCTCTAGGGAAGCAGCTAAATATATGCGCAACAACAAAGAAGGCGGTTCCATTGTCAACATTGCCTCTACAAGAGCCATTATGTCTGAACCAAATTCTGAAGCATATGCTGCATCCAAAGGTGGAATCGTCGCTTTAACCCATGCCCTTGCTGCATCTTTCAGCGAAGATCGAATTACGGTCAATGCCATTTCTCCAGGATGGATTGAAACTGGCGATTATTCGAAGTTGCGGGATATTGATCATGAACAGCATTTATCTAAACGCGTCGGAAGACCAGAGGATATTGCCCGCGCCTGTCTTTATTTAACAGCAAAAGAAAATAATTTCGTCACAGGCATTAATCTAATTGTAGATGGTGGAATGACAAGAAAAATGATATATGAAGAATAA
- a CDS encoding response regulator transcription factor, whose translation MNILFAEDDENLGKMVFHLLQKEYGRVDWVKDGQSAYDYATFTDYDVIILDWMMPELSGLEVCKKLREKGYKGGILFLTAKDSVEDVVEGLDAGADDYLVKPFKFEELVARLRALSRRVDKPFEEVLSAEDLELNLTTHVVKRNGREIELSKKEYELLELLLRNKHQVLPRDIIIERIWGFDTDVTENALDALVKLLRKKVDEPGKPSLIKNVRGVGYKLRDSHGN comes from the coding sequence ATGAATATTTTATTTGCAGAAGATGATGAGAATTTAGGAAAAATGGTTTTTCATTTATTGCAAAAGGAATATGGTCGAGTGGATTGGGTAAAGGATGGTCAAAGTGCGTATGATTATGCCACGTTTACTGATTATGACGTCATTATTTTGGACTGGATGATGCCTGAGCTAAGCGGCCTTGAAGTATGTAAAAAGCTTAGAGAAAAGGGTTATAAAGGCGGCATCTTGTTTCTCACAGCGAAAGATTCTGTTGAAGATGTAGTAGAGGGATTGGATGCGGGAGCCGATGATTATTTAGTGAAGCCTTTCAAATTCGAGGAGCTTGTGGCGAGACTCAGAGCCCTTTCACGAAGAGTGGACAAGCCATTTGAAGAAGTTTTGTCAGCGGAGGATTTAGAGTTAAATTTAACAACTCATGTGGTGAAAAGAAATGGCCGAGAGATTGAACTTTCTAAGAAAGAATATGAATTGCTTGAATTGTTGCTTCGAAATAAACATCAAGTGTTGCCGAGAGACATAATCATTGAAAGAATTTGGGGATTTGATACCGATGTAACAGAAAATGCATTAGATGCCTTAGTGAAGCTTCTTCGGAAAAAAGTAGACGAGCCAGGAAAACCATCCCTCATCAAGAATGTGAGAGGCGTTGGCTACAAGTTGAGGGATAGCCATGGAAATTAA
- a CDS encoding DUF2225 domain-containing protein has translation MAFDLNYYESKIVCNICKKQYTTYKVRPGRYKVLSQDTDFMPIYDGLNPLLYEVSVCPYCGYAYHKSLTRTYGPFLELIKESYIKRIKKVRNLCKERTIDDAITSFQLAYLVAKFSMEEPIVLANFALKIAWLCRLKKDLKAEMRYLRSARELFYKSQTSDKESEERMQYLVAEISLRLGDIEEAKRGFSRLITGKDVSNKYRNYAKKRWEDYKYDNEKTVNEES, from the coding sequence ATGGCTTTTGATTTAAATTATTACGAAAGTAAGATAGTTTGCAATATTTGTAAAAAACAGTATACAACTTATAAGGTGCGTCCTGGCCGATACAAAGTCTTATCACAAGATACTGATTTTATGCCGATTTACGATGGGCTAAATCCGCTTTTATATGAAGTTTCTGTTTGCCCTTATTGCGGCTATGCTTATCATAAATCATTAACGCGAACGTATGGGCCATTTTTAGAACTCATTAAAGAAAGCTACATTAAAAGAATTAAAAAAGTTAGAAATCTATGTAAAGAACGTACAATCGATGATGCAATTACAAGCTTCCAATTAGCGTATTTAGTAGCGAAATTTTCGATGGAAGAACCTATTGTTTTAGCCAATTTTGCTTTGAAAATTGCTTGGCTCTGCCGGTTGAAAAAAGACTTGAAGGCTGAAATGCGATACCTCCGATCAGCAAGAGAGTTGTTTTATAAATCTCAAACTAGCGATAAAGAAAGCGAAGAGAGAATGCAATATCTTGTCGCAGAAATTAGTCTTCGGTTAGGAGATATAGAAGAAGCAAAAAGAGGATTTTCACGGCTTATTACCGGTAAGGATGTTTCTAATAAATATCGCAACTATGCAAAGAAACGCTGGGAAGATTACAAGTACGATAATGAGAAAACCGTAAATGAAGAGAGCTAG
- a CDS encoding HAMP domain-containing protein, whose translation MLHINSNGEVGELAKSFNAMVASLKLMHHPILWRNWQQNCRS comes from the coding sequence TTGTTACATATTAATAGCAATGGTGAAGTTGGAGAGTTGGCAAAATCCTTTAATGCGATGGTTGCCTCTCTAAAATTAATGCATCATCCAATACTTTGGCGAAATTGGCAACAGAATTGCAGGAGCTAG
- a CDS encoding LysE family translocator, with amino-acid sequence MSFLLIILPGPDTALVAKNTLLCERIGGIKTSLGILCALMIHTMAAVLGLSAIIVKSALLFSIIKYAGAAYLIYLGIQILWALIKKDESPEMELTTKSLAEKTSCFKQGFLSDLLNPKVAVIFLSFFPQFVKPGNDTFIPFLIMGITFTIISAIWLFIYIYLIHYISDFMKRPMTKKMIEGITGAVIISFGLKLALEKSN; translated from the coding sequence ATGAGTTTCCTTTTAATTATTTTGCCCGGACCAGATACTGCTCTTGTTGCTAAAAATACACTGCTATGCGAAAGAATTGGAGGGATTAAGACATCTTTAGGGATTTTATGCGCCCTTATGATACATACAATGGCTGCCGTTTTAGGATTATCCGCAATAATTGTGAAGTCTGCTCTTTTATTTTCCATTATCAAATACGCTGGGGCTGCTTATTTAATTTACTTAGGCATTCAGATATTATGGGCCTTAATCAAAAAGGACGAATCGCCGGAAATGGAGTTAACTACAAAAAGTCTTGCTGAAAAGACATCCTGTTTTAAACAAGGTTTCCTTAGCGATCTTCTGAATCCAAAAGTAGCAGTTATTTTCTTATCCTTTTTCCCTCAATTTGTGAAACCTGGCAATGATACCTTTATACCCTTTCTAATTATGGGGATTACCTTTACAATCATTTCGGCTATATGGCTTTTTATTTATATTTATTTGATTCACTATATCAGCGATTTTATGAAAAGACCAATGACGAAAAAAATGATTGAAGGAATTACAGGCGCAGTAATCATTAGTTTCGGTCTAAAATTAGCATTAGAAAAATCAAACTAA
- a CDS encoding helix-turn-helix domain-containing protein, producing the protein MILAEKIMEERKRNGWSQEELAEKLGVSRQSVSKWESAQSVPDLNRIIKMAELFGVTTDYLLKDEMEKRETTETLMEVAELPVKIHKVSMEEATEFIKLQEKHAPLIAFGVSLCILSPVILLLLAGLADSKMMNISNQIVGGIGISVLLIMIAVGVYIFIKCSNEGEKFEYLDKEAIETEYGVSGMVREKKNAYNGKFNLFVLIGVILCILSPLPLIISGFLTDAAYIITSMVALLLVIVAAAVNMFIRVGMIRESYEKLLQEGEYTVEKKKSSIIIGRVSGAYWCVVVAVYLAWSFIGMNWDKTWIVWPIAGVLYGAFISIVKLVIKAEE; encoded by the coding sequence ATGATCTTAGCAGAAAAAATAATGGAAGAACGAAAGAGGAATGGCTGGAGCCAGGAAGAGCTGGCAGAAAAGCTTGGAGTGTCAAGACAGTCCGTTTCAAAATGGGAAAGTGCCCAGTCGGTTCCGGATCTTAACCGCATTATTAAAATGGCAGAATTATTTGGGGTAACAACAGATTATTTATTGAAAGATGAAATGGAAAAAAGGGAAACGACGGAAACTTTAATGGAAGTGGCAGAACTGCCTGTAAAAATTCACAAAGTCAGCATGGAAGAAGCGACGGAATTTATAAAGTTGCAGGAAAAGCATGCGCCGTTGATTGCCTTTGGAGTATCCCTTTGCATTTTATCTCCCGTGATTTTGCTTCTTCTTGCAGGATTGGCAGACAGTAAAATGATGAATATTTCCAATCAAATTGTGGGCGGAATCGGAATTTCTGTATTGTTAATCATGATTGCTGTTGGCGTATATATATTTATTAAATGTTCAAATGAAGGAGAGAAGTTTGAATATCTAGACAAGGAAGCCATTGAAACGGAATATGGCGTAAGCGGCATGGTAAGAGAAAAAAAGAATGCCTATAACGGGAAGTTTAATTTATTTGTTTTAATAGGGGTTATTCTTTGTATATTAAGCCCTTTGCCATTAATTATTAGCGGGTTCCTTACAGATGCTGCCTATATAATTACTTCCATGGTTGCGCTATTGTTAGTGATTGTTGCTGCAGCTGTAAACATGTTTATAAGGGTTGGAATGATCCGCGAAAGTTATGAGAAACTTCTTCAGGAAGGGGAATATACAGTAGAAAAGAAAAAATCATCCATCATAATTGGAAGAGTCAGCGGAGCTTATTGGTGCGTAGTGGTTGCGGTGTATCTTGCTTGGTCTTTCATTGGCATGAATTGGGATAAGACGTGGATTGTATGGCCGATTGCAGGTGTTCTATATGGGGCTTTTATTTCCATTGTAAAATTGGTGATAAAAGCGGAAGAATGA
- a CDS encoding copper amine oxidase N-terminal domain-containing protein: MKNKLLKYGIFIIVLFFAFQSVVNIASADDHYKGDRYYYPKYEKSDKNNYFEKFDKHDHDDDDDDYKWKGEYEQEGNYKNLQQNTVQPSYWNVWTRDTHISISNNLPVEEAKKVSFNLNGKTEKLLVFPSNGQLLVSGEKMAKLFGIKSKYYEQSRILELSNGQEELIVRAGTNAAYENMVKTPMPAKALSYEKTVYLPISVIANAFGYSVDWDEANETFILEQFY, from the coding sequence ATGAAAAACAAATTATTGAAATATGGAATTTTCATTATTGTTCTATTCTTTGCCTTTCAATCCGTCGTAAATATTGCCAGTGCGGATGACCATTATAAGGGGGATCGATATTATTATCCAAAATACGAAAAGAGCGATAAAAACAACTACTTCGAAAAATTTGATAAACACGACCATGATGACGATGACGACGATTATAAATGGAAAGGAGAATATGAACAGGAAGGAAACTATAAAAACTTACAACAAAATACCGTTCAACCATCCTACTGGAATGTTTGGACAAGAGATACTCATATATCAATAAGCAATAATCTTCCCGTTGAAGAGGCAAAAAAAGTTTCCTTTAATTTGAACGGAAAAACAGAAAAACTTCTTGTTTTCCCTTCAAACGGCCAATTGCTCGTTTCAGGTGAAAAAATGGCAAAACTTTTCGGCATCAAATCTAAATATTACGAGCAAAGCCGAATTCTTGAACTTTCCAATGGCCAAGAAGAATTAATTGTTCGTGCTGGAACAAACGCTGCTTATGAAAATATGGTCAAAACGCCAATGCCAGCAAAAGCTTTAAGTTATGAAAAAACGGTTTATCTTCCTATTTCAGTAATAGCCAATGCTTTTGGATATAGCGTAGATTGGGACGAAGCAAACGAAACCTTTATTTTAGAACAATTTTATTGA
- a CDS encoding methyl-accepting chemotaxis protein, translating into MNRVSFWKSLLFKIMIFILSVTLITTVAMGWLNYSTSKTVILESLQDNGQNAVSIHTAQLGTWLQTRQSEIEVMANTDLVRFGEKEEILRYFAEERARINGLYSSISIGDTEGNLTFDSGTEIFIGDEPTFPDVLAGNSVISDPFPDKADKSNLIITFETPVFDENRQVKGVVSGASPINKVFEKATNFKIGKTDIVYVFQKDGTIIHHPDKEKILNENLLESSNDAIRNLTQEMIEKGQGVTKVKIDGDERMLFYSTIPYTGWIMAVDVPLKEFIAPLTSLLAITICSGIAALLLNGIILFVLLRKITNRIRKVALTAETIAQGNLAFNVYTDHQGDEISFLVDNVNKMANNLKELLMRAKRASEQVTLAANNIVQGVKETVEASSEISHSIQEVSSATEVQLQELEQNKEGIDQLTVGIQKAAESSYIISEAATKTEKEAVHGNEKISTAVKQMNYISESVQKASNVVQLLSNRSREIGEISEMITEISNQTNLLALNAAIEAARAGEHGKGFAIVAEEVRKLAEQSKEYAEKISLLILEIQGKTDEAVKAMGDGEKEVQEGTEIVYQAGKLFDNILFAVKEVSEQIQELSSLSEELLASTEEFNASTSEILASAQKTSENAKTVMIQTNTQLYSMQEMKNLTNSLNNTVNELQDALSKFHF; encoded by the coding sequence ATGAATAGGGTATCTTTTTGGAAATCATTATTGTTTAAAATTATGATCTTTATACTTTCCGTGACATTGATAACAACTGTTGCTATGGGATGGCTTAATTATAGTACTTCAAAAACTGTGATTCTTGAATCTTTGCAGGATAATGGACAAAATGCAGTTTCGATACATACGGCTCAATTAGGAACATGGCTTCAAACAAGACAGTCTGAGATTGAGGTGATGGCCAATACGGATTTAGTCCGTTTTGGAGAAAAGGAAGAAATTTTACGGTATTTTGCAGAGGAAAGAGCGAGGATCAATGGTCTATATTCTTCCATTAGCATTGGGGATACGGAAGGAAATCTAACCTTCGACTCGGGAACGGAAATCTTTATTGGGGATGAACCGACTTTTCCGGATGTGTTGGCTGGAAATTCGGTAATTTCAGATCCATTTCCTGATAAAGCAGATAAATCTAATCTCATTATTACCTTTGAAACGCCTGTTTTTGATGAAAATCGGCAAGTAAAAGGTGTTGTAAGCGGTGCTTCTCCAATCAATAAAGTGTTTGAAAAAGCGACGAATTTTAAAATAGGAAAGACAGATATTGTTTATGTATTCCAAAAAGATGGAACCATTATTCATCATCCAGATAAGGAAAAGATTTTAAATGAAAACCTTCTTGAATCTTCCAATGATGCAATAAGAAATCTCACACAAGAAATGATTGAGAAAGGACAAGGGGTCACAAAAGTTAAAATTGACGGCGATGAGCGGATGTTGTTCTACTCCACTATTCCGTATACAGGATGGATTATGGCAGTGGATGTTCCGTTGAAAGAATTCATAGCTCCATTAACTTCATTATTGGCCATTACAATTTGTTCTGGGATTGCAGCTCTACTCTTAAATGGCATTATTTTATTTGTTCTATTAAGAAAGATAACGAATCGAATTCGCAAGGTAGCTTTAACGGCTGAAACGATAGCGCAAGGAAATTTAGCTTTTAACGTATATACAGATCACCAAGGGGATGAAATCAGCTTTCTTGTTGATAATGTGAACAAAATGGCAAACAACTTGAAGGAATTGCTGATGAGAGCAAAAAGGGCAAGTGAGCAAGTAACCCTTGCTGCTAATAATATTGTCCAAGGGGTGAAAGAAACAGTCGAAGCTTCCAGCGAAATTTCTCATTCGATTCAGGAAGTGTCTTCAGCAACTGAAGTGCAATTGCAGGAACTTGAACAAAATAAAGAAGGCATTGATCAGTTAACAGTTGGCATACAAAAAGCAGCTGAATCGTCGTATATCATCTCAGAAGCTGCAACTAAAACAGAAAAGGAAGCTGTACACGGAAATGAAAAAATCAGCACAGCTGTTAAACAAATGAACTATATATCTGAATCTGTGCAAAAAGCTAGTAATGTTGTGCAGCTATTATCCAATCGTTCCAGAGAAATTGGCGAAATTTCAGAAATGATTACGGAAATTTCTAATCAAACAAATTTATTAGCACTAAATGCAGCAATTGAAGCAGCCCGGGCTGGGGAACATGGCAAGGGATTTGCAATTGTTGCTGAAGAAGTGCGAAAATTAGCGGAACAGTCAAAAGAATACGCGGAAAAAATTTCATTATTAATTCTTGAGATTCAGGGCAAAACAGACGAAGCTGTTAAAGCAATGGGTGATGGAGAGAAAGAAGTTCAGGAAGGAACGGAAATTGTCTATCAAGCAGGAAAGTTATTTGATAATATCCTCTTTGCAGTGAAGGAAGTTTCTGAGCAAATTCAGGAGTTGTCTTCGTTATCTGAAGAACTTTTAGCATCCACCGAAGAATTTAATGCATCTACTTCCGAAATTTTAGCTAGTGCACAAAAAACATCAGAAAATGCAAAAACCGTTATGATCCAGACGAATACCCAATTATACTCCATGCAGGAAATGAAAAACTTGACGAATTCTTTAAATAATACAGTTAATGAATTACAGGATGCGTTGAGTAAGTTCCATTTTTAA
- a CDS encoding GNAT family N-acetyltransferase: MIRKMKKEDAEIFYKMAEQFYASDAVLHPIPKKHHFDTFNEMMRSNVYLEGYIFEYNNKPVGYAITSKMFSQEAGGIMLWIDEIYIMEEYRSIGLGTEFFNYLKTTLDASIVRLRLEVEKDNERAKKLYKKMGFSPLEYDQMILDLKDMN, encoded by the coding sequence ATGATAAGAAAGATGAAAAAAGAGGACGCCGAAATTTTTTATAAAATGGCTGAACAATTTTATGCTTCTGATGCAGTACTACATCCAATCCCAAAAAAACATCACTTTGATACGTTTAATGAAATGATGCGTTCCAATGTATATCTTGAAGGCTATATATTTGAGTATAATAACAAGCCGGTTGGATATGCCATTACATCAAAAATGTTTTCCCAAGAAGCGGGAGGAATTATGTTATGGATTGACGAAATCTATATAATGGAGGAGTATCGTTCAATAGGATTGGGAACTGAGTTTTTCAATTATCTCAAAACAACACTTGATGCTTCAATTGTAAGATTGAGGCTGGAAGTGGAAAAGGACAATGAAAGGGCAAAAAAACTATATAAAAAGATGGGATTTAGTCCATTAGAATATGATCAGATGATTTTAGATTTAAAGGATATGAATTGA
- a CDS encoding FAD:protein FMN transferase codes for MITTKQEDHNASEMDSIKLNIMNTNFRITIENRDGFEWKNHVISFLQYIEREFSRFRKNNELWYINEAPKNQTICVSPILYDMLKKAEEYRKKTEGRFSPYLLIPLENHGYNRSFPFQTANHEAAFLHYENESEPLIFKENFQFIKNTDQKIDLGGIAKGYAVEAIAKWLKNNTSSKYGIVDGGGDMSIWSNGEKTWKIGIQNPFDESKTLGFFNIQNGGVATSNIVYRSWMQGNIKKHHLLDGRNGMPVVTDIVQATVIMEHCTDAEVGAKVCFMAKDASIDSVLANISKKFSYLLVHSNGNIETGGNNI; via the coding sequence ATGATTACTACAAAACAAGAAGATCATAATGCCAGCGAAATGGATTCCATCAAACTCAATATCATGAATACGAATTTTCGTATTACCATTGAAAATCGAGATGGATTTGAATGGAAAAATCATGTCATTTCCTTTCTTCAATATATAGAACGTGAATTTTCCAGATTTCGCAAAAATAATGAACTATGGTATATCAATGAAGCCCCAAAAAATCAAACAATCTGCGTTTCACCTATTCTTTACGATATGTTAAAAAAAGCAGAAGAATATCGAAAAAAAACAGAGGGGAGATTTTCTCCCTATCTGCTCATTCCTTTAGAAAACCATGGATATAATCGATCTTTTCCTTTTCAAACAGCCAATCATGAAGCAGCATTTTTGCATTATGAAAATGAATCAGAACCCCTCATTTTTAAAGAAAATTTTCAATTCATCAAAAATACCGACCAAAAAATTGATTTGGGCGGGATTGCCAAAGGATATGCGGTAGAAGCAATCGCCAAATGGCTGAAAAATAACACCTCTAGCAAATATGGAATCGTAGATGGCGGCGGGGATATGTCCATTTGGTCAAATGGAGAGAAAACGTGGAAAATTGGAATTCAGAATCCCTTTGATGAAAGCAAAACCCTTGGATTTTTCAACATTCAAAATGGCGGGGTTGCCACATCCAACATTGTGTATCGGAGTTGGATGCAAGGAAATATAAAAAAACACCATCTATTAGATGGAAGAAACGGAATGCCCGTCGTTACTGATATTGTACAAGCAACAGTTATTATGGAACACTGCACTGATGCGGAAGTCGGAGCCAAAGTTTGCTTTATGGCAAAGGATGCATCTATTGATTCGGTGCTAGCCAACATCAGCAAAAAATTTAGTTATCTTCTTGTTCATTCAAATGGAAATATAGAGACCGGGGGGAATAATATATGA
- a CDS encoding ferric reductase-like transmembrane domain-containing protein translates to MILDVFSNWNLIRTAGFLAYFLLTISIMAGLMQKISSFQNQKQLLMEIHKISGWIGTLNVIFHAILLLFDQYVPYQIWEIMIPFVAKNEPFFSGIGTISFYLFLIVMLTSDFFLKKLGFKLWKKLHFLVIPAWVLMILHGIFIGTDSEEIWAIIIYSAGIVLITTLLMMRYFESKVKVVHRKNAN, encoded by the coding sequence ATGATCCTCGATGTATTTTCTAATTGGAATCTCATTCGTACAGCCGGCTTTCTTGCCTATTTTCTTCTAACCATTTCCATTATGGCCGGTTTAATGCAAAAGATTTCTTCTTTTCAAAACCAAAAACAACTTCTAATGGAGATTCATAAAATCAGTGGATGGATTGGTACATTGAACGTCATCTTTCATGCCATTTTGCTATTGTTCGATCAATATGTTCCATATCAAATATGGGAAATAATGATTCCGTTTGTGGCTAAAAATGAGCCATTCTTTTCCGGAATCGGAACAATATCTTTCTATCTGTTCCTAATCGTCATGTTAACTTCCGATTTCTTTTTGAAAAAACTCGGATTCAAACTATGGAAGAAACTTCACTTCTTAGTGATTCCTGCTTGGGTACTTATGATTCTCCATGGCATTTTCATCGGAACAGATTCTGAAGAAATATGGGCAATTATTATCTACAGTGCAGGAATTGTTTTAATTACAACGTTGCTGATGATGAGATATTTCGAAAGCAAAGTAAAAGTAGTTCATCGTAAAAATGCTAATTAA
- a CDS encoding sensor histidine kinase, whose translation MEINKVKLRLTLLYTGSLLLILILFILVLYLFISNAINKQEIEELEQFYEKENHEFIEELFKNHYGYGDIRLVPESKRMFDEYEEEEHDEFDDDEYEEIEPVKYRPERDIFYYVFDENSRLIEGEGTIRGFEEYFEETDFDSPASKIIREIEWEKVHILYIYYPLQVDGQNIGSVMVGKNITDEKHLIQRIIWILLFLTVFFSLLFALAGNFFAGQAMKPILKAYEKQRKFVSDASHELRTPLSVFYSSIDVLSSEEEENLSPFGKQVLEDVKQEAEMMHKLLDDLLFLARHDQGNFKLELEEFDLSSMVHSLLNRFKRILPSQLTLKENIENGIQIKADKVRIQQLLYILLDNAARYTKEGSITCSLAAQGEKIVLSVKDTGIGISPKDLEHIFERFYRGDESRKRNGTGLGLAIAKTIVEAHGGEIAVKSEVGKGTEFLIKLNKH comes from the coding sequence ATGGAAATTAATAAAGTGAAATTGAGGCTCACCTTGCTTTATACAGGATCCCTGCTGCTCATTTTAATACTTTTTATTTTAGTGCTGTATCTTTTTATTTCAAATGCGATCAACAAACAGGAAATTGAGGAACTGGAACAGTTTTATGAGAAGGAAAACCATGAATTTATCGAAGAACTATTCAAAAATCATTATGGCTACGGGGATATAAGACTCGTACCGGAGAGCAAGCGAATGTTCGATGAATATGAAGAAGAGGAACATGATGAATTTGACGACGATGAATATGAAGAGATTGAACCTGTAAAATATAGACCGGAAAGGGATATTTTCTACTATGTATTTGATGAAAATTCTCGATTAATTGAAGGTGAAGGAACCATCCGTGGTTTTGAAGAATACTTTGAAGAAACGGATTTCGACTCTCCCGCTTCAAAAATCATAAGAGAAATTGAATGGGAGAAAGTGCATATCCTTTATATTTATTATCCACTTCAAGTAGATGGCCAGAATATCGGAAGTGTCATGGTTGGAAAAAATATTACCGATGAAAAGCATCTTATTCAAAGAATTATTTGGATATTATTGTTTTTAACGGTTTTTTTCAGTTTGCTTTTTGCTTTAGCAGGGAACTTCTTTGCTGGTCAGGCTATGAAACCAATATTAAAAGCTTATGAGAAACAAAGAAAATTTGTTTCCGATGCGTCCCATGAACTAAGAACCCCCCTTAGCGTTTTTTATAGTTCCATTGATGTGTTGTCGAGTGAAGAAGAGGAAAACTTGAGTCCTTTTGGGAAACAAGTATTGGAAGATGTGAAACAGGAAGCAGAAATGATGCATAAACTTTTAGATGATTTATTATTTTTGGCAAGACATGACCAAGGCAACTTTAAATTAGAACTAGAAGAATTTGATCTCTCTTCAATGGTTCACTCATTGCTGAACAGATTTAAAAGAATTCTTCCATCTCAATTAACCCTAAAGGAAAATATTGAAAATGGAATTCAAATCAAAGCCGATAAAGTGAGAATTCAACAACTTCTTTATATTTTGCTGGACAATGCGGCACGCTATACAAAAGAAGGGTCTATCACATGCTCATTAGCTGCACAGGGAGAGAAAATTGTGTTAAGCGTGAAAGACACAGGAATCGGCATCTCTCCAAAGGATTTGGAACATATTTTTGAACGTTTTTATCGGGGAGATGAATCAAGAAAAAGAAACGGAACAGGTCTGGGACTAGCCATCGCCAAAACGATTGTGGAAGCCCATGGCGGAGAAATTGCAGTGAAAAGCGAAGTGGGAAAAGGAACAGAGTTTTTAATAAAATTGAATAAACATTAA
- a CDS encoding VanW family protein yields MFLIIRFRPFTCKKHQSLLRRKLGNSNPQLQENKITNLKIATSKIDGVIIKPGETFSFWKLVGRTTKSKGYIEGMQLKMGEVKTGIGGGICQLANLLYWMALHTPLTVVERHHHSFDPFPDSGRTLPFGSGASVFYNYVDLRFKI; encoded by the coding sequence GTGTTTCTAATAATTCGATTTCGTCCTTTTACTTGTAAAAAACATCAATCTTTATTAAGAAGAAAATTAGGCAACAGTAATCCACAACTGCAGGAAAATAAGATTACCAATTTAAAAATAGCGACTAGCAAAATTGATGGTGTCATCATTAAACCTGGTGAAACTTTTTCCTTTTGGAAGCTGGTGGGAAGAACAACCAAATCAAAAGGTTACATAGAAGGCATGCAGCTGAAAATGGGGGAAGTAAAAACCGGCATTGGCGGTGGGATTTGTCAACTTGCAAATTTGCTTTATTGGATGGCTCTGCATACACCTCTTACAGTCGTTGAACGACATCATCATAGTTTTGACCCGTTTCCTGATTCCGGCCGAACACTTCCCTTTGGCAGCGGGGCAAGCGTTTTCTACAACTATGTAGATTTACGTTTTAAAATCTAA